The Thermodesulfovibrio sp. 3462-1 genome contains the following window.
ACACGCCACCACTTAAGCCTGTTACTCCTGACAGGTCATATTTAAGAAAATTTATTGAAAAATTTAAATCTTCCCAGAATGGAAAAGACAAAAAGATATTTATTGAAAGACAAGCATTACTTTTTCTTATTGGTTTATCTGTTTTAATTGCCTTTTTACTTCATGATTTCAAATCAGAGACTTCCTTTTTAGGAAGCCTGATTCTTGTTATGCTTCTTGTTGTTTTTTTCTATAGAGATCTTCTTAGATATAAGCCTGCTTATATTAAAAAGAAAAAAATGAAGGCATTACTTGGAATTCTTACGATTTTTACATTAGTTATTGCAAGAGTATTTGATCATGTATTTTCAGTGTTTTCTAAGGGATTAGGAATTGAAGGTTTGGGTTTGCATACCCTTGGCATACCTTTTGCTTTAGGTCCTGCATTGGTGGTATTATTGTTTGATTTCCATACAGCTATTACATTTTCTTTAGTTCTCAGTTTTATGGCAGGGATATGGGTGAAAATACCTTTAATACCTATTTATGTTTTTATTGGCTCTCTCATTGGTGCTTTTGCTCTTCTCAGATGTAAAAAAAGAACTGACATAATAAATGCTGGAATATACATAGCAATAGCTAATACAGTTAGTTCAATCTCTATTCTTCTTATAATGAGAGATGTTAGTTTTTCTAAGATTTATTTTTCCTCTGTTTTTTCAGTTATCAATGGATTGACAGTATCAGCAATGTGTTTTCTTTGTTTGCCTGCTATAGAAAGATTTTTTCATGTGACAACTCCTTTAAGTTTTATTGAACTGCTGGATATTGATCATCCTTTAATGAAACAGCTTTCGGTTGAAGCTCCAGGAACTTATCATCACAGTATGATAGTTGGCTGTCTTGCAGAGGCTGCAGCTGAGGTTGTAGGAGTTAATCCTTTGCTGGCAAAGGTTGCTTCTTATTACCATGATATAGGCAAAATAAGAATGCCAGAGTATTTTGTAGAGAATCAGACAGGATGTGTAAGTAAACATGAAAAGCTTAATCCTCATCTGAGTAGTATGATTATAATTTCGCATGTAAAGGATGGAGTTGAGCTTGCAGAAGAGTATAATCTACCTGAAATTATAAAAGATGTAATCCAGCAACATCATGGAACTGCTCTTGTTACATATTTTTATCAAAAAGCACTAAAAGAGATGGAAACTCCTCCATCTGAACAGGATTATAGATATCCAGGACCAAAACCACAAACAAAACTTGCAGCTTTAGTAATGCTTGCAGATGCTGTGGAGGCAGCTTCAAGAACTCTTGATGATCCAACACCTGCGAGAATTTCAGGACTTGTAGATAAAATCGTAAAAAACATATTTATTGACGGACAGCTTGATGAATGTGAAATAACTTTAAAAGACCTAAGCGAGATTAAAAAGAAGTTTGAATACATCCTTACAGGAATATTTCACAGAAGAATTTCCTATCCAGAGCCTTTGAAAGAAAAGACTTTATGAGAGTTATTGTGGAAGTCATCAACAGTCAGAGAAAATTTAAAGTTTCAATAAAAAAGCTAAAGCAGAGCACTAAAAAAATTTTTCAATTTTTATATGACGATAAAAACAAAAATCTGCTCAAAATAATGGAAAAGAATTCAACTTCTCTGATAATCTCTATAATAGTTGTTGGCAGTAGAAAAATGAGAGAGCTTAATTTTCAATACAGGGGCAAAAATTCTACTACTGATGTTCTGTCTTTCCCTTATTTAGATAAAGAGCCTTCAGGTAGCTTATTTCTCGGAGAAATCATAATTGATCCAGAAAAAGTCTCATCTCAGGCAAACCAATACGGTCTTCAATTTTCGCATGAACTTGACAGAATTCTTGTTCATGGTATTCTTCATCTGATAGGTTATGACCATGAACGCTCAGCCTGCGAAGCAAGAAGAATGCGCAAGATTGAGGAAAAAATTTTAACCCATCTACAATCCTAATTCCTCTGGTGTTCCAATTCTTCCAAGCACACCAGTTGCAGCAGCCGTAGCTGGAGAACTCAGGTAAACCTCACTTTCAGGATGTCCCATTCTACCAACAAAGTTTCTGTTTGTGGTAGCTATTGCTTTTTCTCCTTTTGCAAGAATTCCCATGTGTCCACCAAGACATGGTCCGCAGGTTGGAGGTGATACAACAGCCTGAGCTTCTATAAAGATTTCTATTAAACCTTCTTTTAATGCATCCATATAGATTTTTTGAGTTGCAGGAATTATTATCATCCGGACTTCAGGATGCACTTTTCTTCCTTTAAGTATTTGTGCTGCCTCTCTCAGGTCTTCAAGCCTTCCATTTGTGCACGAGCCTATTACAACCTGATCAATTTTTATGTGAGTGAGTTGCTGTGCTGGTTTAACATTTGAGGGAAGATGAGGACAGGCAACCATTGGTGGAATCTTTGAGCAATCATATTCTTTTATCTCTGCATAAATTGCGTCAGGGTCTGAGCTATAGAATTTATAAGTTCTTTTTGCTCGTTCTTTTACATATTCCTCTGTAATTTTATCAGGCGCAATAATTCCAGCCTTTGCACCTGCTTCAATTGCCATGTTACACATTGTAAACCTTCCAGACATTGGCATTCTATCAATAACCTCACCTGTGAATTCCATTGCCATGTAAGAGGCTCCATCAACTCCGATGTCTCCAATTGTATAAAGAATTAAATCCTTTCCACTTACCCAGGGCTGAAGCTTTCCATAGTAGATAAATTTGATTGTTTCAGGTACTTTAAACCAGCACTCACCGGTTGCCATTGCAACAGCTGCATCTGTTGAGCCAACACCTGTTGCAAAAGCACCCAGAGCTCCATAGGTGCACGTGTGGCTATCTGCACCAATTACAAGGTCGCCAGGAAGCACAAGTCCTTGTTCAGGTAAAAGAGCATGTTCAATGCCAACTCTTCCAATTTCAAAGTAATGTTTTATTTTGTATTTGTAGGCAAATTCTCTAAGCATTTTGCACTGCTCTGCAGCCTTTATATCCTTCTGTGGAGTAAAATGATCTGGCACCAGAGCAATTTTTTCTTTATTAAAGACATCTTTTACTTCGAGTTTTTCAAACTCTTTTATGGCAATTGGTGCTGTGATATCATTGGCAAGGACAAGGTCAACCTTTGCATTAATTATTTCTCCCGCAGAGACCTCTTTTTTTCCTGCATGCTCTGCAAGAATTTTTTCAGCTATTGTCATTCCCATGATAACTCCTCCGAGAAATTTTTTCATTTCGAGCCTGCCAAGCAGGCGAGGAATCTCCTTCACACTTTCATGCAAAACAGAAAAATTTAAGTAAAATTTATTATTGCATAAAGGGTTGAAAATAATCAAAAATATGAAATGGATGAAATAAGAGATACCCTTGAACGGTTGTATAATTCCTTTAATTTTGAAACTGCTATCCAGAAAGACCCGATAAGATTCCCAAAAAGATACAGAGAACCTTTAGACATAGAAATAGCAGGGATTATTTCATCTTCCTTTGCCTACGGAAGCATACAATGTTTCTGCAATTTTCTTGAAGGACTTTTTAATATTATGGGAGAACATCCCTCGGAATTCATACTTGATTTTCAACCATCTTATATCCTTAAAAAGTTTTCAATTAAGTACAGATTCAGTGATGTGGATGATATAGTTGCCTATCTTTTTATTATTCAAAAGTTACTTAAAAATTCTCCGTCAAATTCTCTGGAATACTATTTTCAAGGAGAAAACACTATTCTGAAAATTTCAAATTTTGTTAAATGGGCATGCACAGTGAATTTGACCCCTGTTTATGGGAAAAATATTAAATCTCCTGGTTTACTTCATCTTTTACCAGATCCTCTGAAAGGCAGTCCCTGCAAAAGAATCAATCTTTTTGTCCGATGGATGGTCAGAAATCAAGACATTGATTTTGGCTTGTGGAAGAGCATAAAGCCTTCAGAGTTAATTATCCCTCTTGATGTTCATGTGTTGAGGGTCTCAAAAAGAATAGGACTAACACAGAAAAGCTCTCAGAGTATGAAAACTGCTTTGGAAATTACAGAAAAGTTAAAGAGGATCAATCCTACAGATCCTTTAAAATACGATTTTGTCCTCTGTCATGGAGATATCAATAAGTTGATTTAATAACAGCTTTCAGTAAAGAAACTGACCATGAAATCTGTTCAATCAGTTCTTCCTCAGTAGGCATTCTTTTTTCTTTGTAACATTGATTTGCAATTTTTATTGCTGAATTTGCAATTTTTGAAATTTCATTTTTTAAATTCTCTGTGTTTGAGATTTTTATTTCTTTTAATGCTTTATTGAGTTTTTCTTCTGTTTGAGGTTTACCAATATAGGAATCAAAGGCTTCATCAAACTTTATATGGTATTCTTTATTAAAAGCTCCTTCATCAATATATATTTTCCCATCACTTGCTGATGAGTCTGAATAAGGAAAATTGTGCAGCGGCTGAGAAAGATCTCCGATGTAGTGAGCAATTGTTACGAGATAGTACTCATAAGAAAGCCTATTATCTGGTTTAGTTTTATCAAGAGATTTCATTTTCTCATAAAGGTTGACAATTTTCCAGTAAAGAACCCCTGCCTGATGAGGTAGAAGAATTTTTATTGTTCTCCCATCAATATTCACTGTTACTTCTTTAACAGCATATTTATCAATGTATTCAGGCGTTACAACCGTATTTGGTGCAGCATTATGATAATGCATTGGAGCAAGAAGCTCATAGTTTTCATCGCGGATTATGTCTGGCATACATGCTGCTTCAGGAATTCTTATACCTGCTTTTTGAGCAATATAGGCATGGGTTTTACAATCCCATGCATTTGCATAGGAATAAAAAATAAGGATGAGAAGAAAAATCGTATAATTTATAATTCTTCTCATCCTCATCAGCTTTCTCCTCCTATAATTTATACTGAAGCTGCCATCTTATGAATGTGGCATTTCTTGCTTTATCTGAATAAAAGTTGCCAGGTTCAAAATACTCAAGCTGAAGCATTCCATCAAGATTTTTTGTGAATTTGTAGTTTGTGATAAATGCCCACAGATCACCACGATTTTTTCCATCATTGGAAAACATTATTGAAGGTAAATCACTTGTTTTTTCATCCGCCCAGAGATGTTGATATGAGAGCTTTATGCTTAAATCCTTAATTGGTTTCAGCAATAAATTTGTAACTACTGCTTTTAGATTTGTCCAGTAACCAGGAATTGGTCCACCCTTTTTAGAGGTTTCAGGTACTAATGTATAAATCAAAAGCTCATTCCACTGGGGTGCTCTTGAAAAAAGCGGATCAAAGCCTTCATCTTTGTCTTTTGTTCCTGTTTTATCACCTGAAAGATAAACATAACCAACTTCTACAGTAGGAATTACAGGACAGCTGGAAAATGTATATCCAGCAAAGGCATAGCCACCAAGCCCGCTTCTTTTAGTTCCATCTTGATATTTTCCATATTGTTTTGCAAGCTCGCCTCTTAAGGAGAAATCACTTATTTTAAATACTGCTCTCATTCCAAAAGTGTTAATATGGCTTTCTTTTATTACATCATAAGCATCTTCCTTTTTGTAGATATAATAAGGTTCAACATTTAGCCATTCAAATATTTTATTTCTTCCATAAATCCAGAAGCCTTTTTCATTTGAGGCAGCGAGCCTTTTTTTGTGATTGATGTAAAGACCACCTGAAGCTTTATCATAGTAGGCAGGATGAATACTTGGTAAATACTGATCTGTTTTAGGATTTGAAACATAAACTAAGTCAATTGAATTATCAGGAGCAATATTTATAGTTGCTTTTATAGCGTTAAAATAAAAAGTTCTTGAGCCATCAGCCGGAGTGCCATCAAGAATAAGAAATCCTTCGCCATACATGTCTTTACCGAGAAAATCCTGCCTTCCAATTCTGAAGTTTACAGGTAAATCAAAAGGTTTTTTAATGTCAATATAGAGATTATCAATTATAACTTCATCCTGATCCAATCTTTTCCTGTTTGTTTCATTATCAAGAGTTAAGCGATATGGACCAGTGTAATACTTTGGCTCTGTTGCTAATCTTATGTAAGCTCCAAAGTTATCATTAAGTTTTACATTATCCCATAACTGAATACGCAGTCTGAAAAAGTTTCTGTCAGGTTGCTTGTTTGGCATTGTTCCGAGGTCAACAACATTGTCCCATATCTCCTGTCTTAGCCTAACAGATGCACCATGTTCATTTTCAATGGCAAAGGAGACTTGAAAAAAAAAACTGATTAAAAAAACAAAGCTTAATAAAACTCTTAAAAACTGATTCATAATCACCTCCAATAAAAATTTAGAAAATGAAAAAAATTATAACATATTTTTTTTTATTTGTTGTAAAATTTAAAAAAACATTTTTGGAGGTGTTCCATGAAAGAAGAAGAGATCATTGAGATTCTTAAAAAAGAAAACGAAGAGTTTCGCAAGCTTTATGAGGAACACAGACACCTTGATAGCATTCTTGATGAAATGAACAAAAAGCCTTATTTAACTCCAGAAGAAGAAATCGAGAAAAAAAGAATGCAGAAAGAGAAACTTTATAAGAAAGATAAAATGGCTGAAATGATAAGACAATATAAAGCTAAATTGCAAAGGGAGGCAACCCAGTGAGAAGTGACATAGTTAAAAAAGGTCTTGAAAGAACTCCTCATCGCGCACTTCTTTATGCAACAGGAATTCCTCATTCTGAAATGAATAAACCATTTATTGGTGTAGCTACAAGTTTCACAGATATAATACCTGGCCATATTTCAATGAATGAACTCTCAAGATTTATAGAAAAAGGGATTCATACAAGAGGGGGCTATCCATTTTTCTTTGGTATTCCAGGTATCTGTGATGGGATTGCTATGGGTCATAAGGGAATGAAGTATTCTTTGCCATCGAGGGAGTTAATTGCGGATATGATTGAATGTATTGTAGAAGCCCATCAATTTGATGGTATTGTGCTTCTTACAAACTGTGATAAGATTACACCTGGAATGCTTATGGCTGCTGCAAGGCTTGACATTCCAGCAATAGTTCTTACAGCAGGACCAATGCTTGCAGGATACTACAAAGGTCAAAGAAGAAATCTTACTTCTGACACTTTTGAAGCAGTTGGAAAGTTTAAAAAGGGAGTTTTAACAGAACAAGACCTCCAGGCTCTTGAACTTTGTGCGTGTCCTACTGCGGGTTCATGTCAGGGGATGTATACAGCAAATACTATGGCTTGTGTTACTGAGGCTATGGGAATGAGCCTTCCAGGAGTAGCTGCTACTCCAGCTGTTATGTCTGAAAAGAGAAGGCTTGCCTTTGAAACTGGAGTAAAAATTGTTGAACTCGTAAAAAAGAAATTAACCGCAAGAAAGATACTTACAAAAGAAGCTTTTTATAATGCTATTATAATTGATATGGCACTTGGTGGTTCTACAAATACTGTTTTACATATAAAAGCAGTGGCGCATGAAGCAGGAATAGAGCTTCCTCTTGAGATTTTTGACGAAATTAGCAAAAAAACTCCTCACATTGTAAATATAATTCCTTCGGGACAGCATTATATGGAAGACCTTTACAGAGCTGGTGGAATTCCAGCTGTGCTTCAAAGACTTAAAGATAAAATTTTTTCAAATCCAACAGTTTCTGGTTTTGATATAAAAGAAATTGCAGAGAAAGCTCAGATCTACGATGAAGATGTAATTAGACCAATTGAAAAGGCCTATCATAAAGAGGGAGGAATAGCAATTCTTAAAGGAAATCTTGCGCCAGATGGAGCTGTAGTTAAGCAAACTGCTGTTTCTCCAAAAATGCTTCGTTTTGAAGGAACAGCTTGCTGTTTTGATTCAGAAGAAGAAGCTATGAACGCAATTCTTGATGGAAAAATAAAAGAAGGAGATGTCATTATAATAAGATATGAAGGCCCATCTGGCGGTCCTGGAATGAGGGAAATGCTTTCTCCAACAAGTGCAATCACTGGAATGGGACTTAATGAATCAGTTGCTTTAATTACAGATGGAAGATTTTCAGGTGGAACCCGTGGTCCCTGTATTGGTCATGTCTCACCAGAAGCTGCTCGTGGTGGTCCAATTGCTCTGGTTAAGGATGGTGATAGAATTTTGATTGATATACCAAACAGAAAACTCGATATTATGGTTTCAGAAAGTGAGTTAAAAAAGAGGAGCAAGGATTGGAAGCCAAGAAAGTCAAAAATAAAAAGAGGATATCTTTCAAGATATGCTCATATGGTTAGCTCTGCTGATAAAGGTGCAATAATGCAGGAGCACTTGAATAAAGTCTAAATTTTTTTGTATCTTAAATATAGCCGGAGTGGCGGAACTGGTAGACGCAAGGGACTTAAAATCCCTCGGAGGGCGACCTCCGTACGAGTTCGAGTCTCGTCTCCGGCATTTTTTATGTGGAGGCACTCCAGATGATTAGAAAAGCAGTCTTGCCAGTAGCAGGCCTTGGAACAAGATTCCTTCCAGCAACAAAGGCTTCTCCAAAAGAAATGCTTCCGGTAGTTGACAAACCTCTTATTCAGTATGCAGTTGAAGAAGCTGTGAGAGTAGGGATTGAGGAGTTTATCTTTATTACAGGTAAGCACAAAAGAGCAATTGAAGACCATTTTGACAAGGCTTATGAATTAGAAGAAAGGCTTAAATCTGCAGGGAAATATGAACTTCTTGAAAAAATTAACTGTTTTGAAAATCTTAATTTTGCCTTTATAAGACAAAAAGAACCAAAAGGACTCGGAGATGCCATTTTATGTGCTAAGCCTTTTGTTAAAGAGGAACCTTTTGTAGTGATTTTAAGTGATGATTTGATAGATCCTGAGTACTCTGTTCTTGATGAAATGATAAAAATTTATAAAGACAAGAAAGCTCCAGTAATAGCTCTTGAAGAGGTTTCTTTAAATGAAGTTTCAAGATATGGTATAGTTTCAGGCAAACAAACAGACGGATTTTATATTATCAATGATTTGGTAGAAAAACCAGAGCCTCAAAATGCTCCATCCTCTCTTGCAATAATTGGCAGGTATATTTTAACTCCTCAGATATTTAAACATCTTGAAAATTTACAGCCAGGTAAAAGCGGAGAGATTCAATTAACTGATGCTTTAAGATCCCTTTTAGAGGAAACGCAAATATACGGTTGTATAATTAAAGGTAAGAGATATGATGCTGGAGAAAAGCTTGGTTATTTAAAAACGATAGTAGAATTTGCTTTAAAAGACAGGGAAATCTCTTGCCAATTTATAAATTTTCTGAAAGAAAAGCTTTCAACCATCGAAAATCATTAAAAATTTTTTAAAAAATATCAAAAATTCTTGAAAAACTGTTAAAATTAACTAAAGATTAAAAAAGTTTTTTCAGGGGGTAGAAATGGACGAAATAAAAAAAGAAAACAAAGAAAAAAATGATGAAAAACAGGACAATAAAGAGATAGAGATTCCACATGAACTTCCAATTTTAGCTGTCAGAGATATAGTAATTTTCCCATATATGATAATTCCTCTTTTTGTGGGAAGAGATATCTCTGTTAAAGCTGTGGAACATGCATTGAATACCAACAGGCTTATTCTTTTGCTAACCCAGAAGGACTTCAATGTTGAAATTCCGGAACCTTCAGACCTTTACAGTATTGGAACAGTCTGCATGATTATGAGAATGCTGAGGCTACCAGATGGAAGATTAAAAATTCTTGTTCAGGGACTTTCTAAGGCAAAAGCAGTAGAGTTTTCTCAACAAGAAGGTTTTTACCTTGCGAAAATAGAAAAAATTGAAGACATTCAGATAAAAGAGTTTACACTTGAACATGAAGCACTGGTAAGAACTGTGAAAGAGCAGCTTGAAAAAGCTATCTCACTTGGTAAAAATATACCACCTGATGCCATGGTAATAATTGAAAATATTGATGAACCTGGAAGACTTGCTGACCTGATTGCTTCAAATTTAGGATTAAAAAGCTCTGAAGCTCAGCAAATACTTGAGATTACCGATCCTTTTGATAGATTGAATAAGATAAGAGAAATTCTTAACAGAGAGATTCAACTCCTTACAATTCAACAGAAAATTAAGAAAGAAGCAAGGGATGAAATAGATAAGACGCAGAGGGAGTATTTTTTGAGAGAACAGCTTAAGGCAATTCAGAAGGAGCTTGGAGATATTGATGAAAAGGCTGAAGAGATAAATGAATTCAGAAGAAAGATTGAAGAAGCAAAAATGCCTGAAAAGGTTAAAGAAGAAGCCGAGAAACAACTAAAAAGACTTGAAAGAATGCATCCTGAAGCAGCTGAATCAGCGGTGGTGCGCACATATCTTGAATGGCTTACAGAATTGCCATGGTCTCGTTCAACAGAAGACAGGCTTGATATAAAAGCTGCAAAGGAAGTTCTTGA
Protein-coding sequences here:
- a CDS encoding HDIG domain-containing metalloprotein: MKNMKDTPPLKPVTPDRSYLRKFIEKFKSSQNGKDKKIFIERQALLFLIGLSVLIAFLLHDFKSETSFLGSLILVMLLVVFFYRDLLRYKPAYIKKKKMKALLGILTIFTLVIARVFDHVFSVFSKGLGIEGLGLHTLGIPFALGPALVVLLFDFHTAITFSLVLSFMAGIWVKIPLIPIYVFIGSLIGAFALLRCKKRTDIINAGIYIAIANTVSSISILLIMRDVSFSKIYFSSVFSVINGLTVSAMCFLCLPAIERFFHVTTPLSFIELLDIDHPLMKQLSVEAPGTYHHSMIVGCLAEAAAEVVGVNPLLAKVASYYHDIGKIRMPEYFVENQTGCVSKHEKLNPHLSSMIIISHVKDGVELAEEYNLPEIIKDVIQQHHGTALVTYFYQKALKEMETPPSEQDYRYPGPKPQTKLAALVMLADAVEAASRTLDDPTPARISGLVDKIVKNIFIDGQLDECEITLKDLSEIKKKFEYILTGIFHRRISYPEPLKEKTL
- the ybeY gene encoding rRNA maturation RNase YbeY, with the protein product MRVIVEVINSQRKFKVSIKKLKQSTKKIFQFLYDDKNKNLLKIMEKNSTSLIISIIVVGSRKMRELNFQYRGKNSTTDVLSFPYLDKEPSGSLFLGEIIIDPEKVSSQANQYGLQFSHELDRILVHGILHLIGYDHERSACEARRMRKIEEKILTHLQS
- the leuC gene encoding 3-isopropylmalate dehydratase large subunit, encoding MGMTIAEKILAEHAGKKEVSAGEIINAKVDLVLANDITAPIAIKEFEKLEVKDVFNKEKIALVPDHFTPQKDIKAAEQCKMLREFAYKYKIKHYFEIGRVGIEHALLPEQGLVLPGDLVIGADSHTCTYGALGAFATGVGSTDAAVAMATGECWFKVPETIKFIYYGKLQPWVSGKDLILYTIGDIGVDGASYMAMEFTGEVIDRMPMSGRFTMCNMAIEAGAKAGIIAPDKITEEYVKERAKRTYKFYSSDPDAIYAEIKEYDCSKIPPMVACPHLPSNVKPAQQLTHIKIDQVVIGSCTNGRLEDLREAAQILKGRKVHPEVRMIIIPATQKIYMDALKEGLIEIFIEAQAVVSPPTCGPCLGGHMGILAKGEKAIATTNRNFVGRMGHPESEVYLSSPATAAATGVLGRIGTPEELGL
- a CDS encoding TIGR02757 family protein; amino-acid sequence: MDEIRDTLERLYNSFNFETAIQKDPIRFPKRYREPLDIEIAGIISSSFAYGSIQCFCNFLEGLFNIMGEHPSEFILDFQPSYILKKFSIKYRFSDVDDIVAYLFIIQKLLKNSPSNSLEYYFQGENTILKISNFVKWACTVNLTPVYGKNIKSPGLLHLLPDPLKGSPCKRINLFVRWMVRNQDIDFGLWKSIKPSELIIPLDVHVLRVSKRIGLTQKSSQSMKTALEITEKLKRINPTDPLKYDFVLCHGDINKLI
- a CDS encoding S1/P1 nuclease; this encodes MRRIINYTIFLLILIFYSYANAWDCKTHAYIAQKAGIRIPEAACMPDIIRDENYELLAPMHYHNAAPNTVVTPEYIDKYAVKEVTVNIDGRTIKILLPHQAGVLYWKIVNLYEKMKSLDKTKPDNRLSYEYYLVTIAHYIGDLSQPLHNFPYSDSSASDGKIYIDEGAFNKEYHIKFDEAFDSYIGKPQTEEKLNKALKEIKISNTENLKNEISKIANSAIKIANQCYKEKRMPTEEELIEQISWSVSLLKAVIKSTY
- a CDS encoding alginate export family protein yields the protein MNQFLRVLLSFVFLISFFFQVSFAIENEHGASVRLRQEIWDNVVDLGTMPNKQPDRNFFRLRIQLWDNVKLNDNFGAYIRLATEPKYYTGPYRLTLDNETNRKRLDQDEVIIDNLYIDIKKPFDLPVNFRIGRQDFLGKDMYGEGFLILDGTPADGSRTFYFNAIKATINIAPDNSIDLVYVSNPKTDQYLPSIHPAYYDKASGGLYINHKKRLAASNEKGFWIYGRNKIFEWLNVEPYYIYKKEDAYDVIKESHINTFGMRAVFKISDFSLRGELAKQYGKYQDGTKRSGLGGYAFAGYTFSSCPVIPTVEVGYVYLSGDKTGTKDKDEGFDPLFSRAPQWNELLIYTLVPETSKKGGPIPGYWTNLKAVVTNLLLKPIKDLSIKLSYQHLWADEKTSDLPSIMFSNDGKNRGDLWAFITNYKFTKNLDGMLQLEYFEPGNFYSDKARNATFIRWQLQYKL
- a CDS encoding DUF465 domain-containing protein; the protein is MKEEEIIEILKKENEEFRKLYEEHRHLDSILDEMNKKPYLTPEEEIEKKRMQKEKLYKKDKMAEMIRQYKAKLQREATQ
- the ilvD gene encoding dihydroxy-acid dehydratase, with the protein product MRSDIVKKGLERTPHRALLYATGIPHSEMNKPFIGVATSFTDIIPGHISMNELSRFIEKGIHTRGGYPFFFGIPGICDGIAMGHKGMKYSLPSRELIADMIECIVEAHQFDGIVLLTNCDKITPGMLMAAARLDIPAIVLTAGPMLAGYYKGQRRNLTSDTFEAVGKFKKGVLTEQDLQALELCACPTAGSCQGMYTANTMACVTEAMGMSLPGVAATPAVMSEKRRLAFETGVKIVELVKKKLTARKILTKEAFYNAIIIDMALGGSTNTVLHIKAVAHEAGIELPLEIFDEISKKTPHIVNIIPSGQHYMEDLYRAGGIPAVLQRLKDKIFSNPTVSGFDIKEIAEKAQIYDEDVIRPIEKAYHKEGGIAILKGNLAPDGAVVKQTAVSPKMLRFEGTACCFDSEEEAMNAILDGKIKEGDVIIIRYEGPSGGPGMREMLSPTSAITGMGLNESVALITDGRFSGGTRGPCIGHVSPEAARGGPIALVKDGDRILIDIPNRKLDIMVSESELKKRSKDWKPRKSKIKRGYLSRYAHMVSSADKGAIMQEHLNKV
- the galU gene encoding UTP--glucose-1-phosphate uridylyltransferase GalU; the encoded protein is MIRKAVLPVAGLGTRFLPATKASPKEMLPVVDKPLIQYAVEEAVRVGIEEFIFITGKHKRAIEDHFDKAYELEERLKSAGKYELLEKINCFENLNFAFIRQKEPKGLGDAILCAKPFVKEEPFVVILSDDLIDPEYSVLDEMIKIYKDKKAPVIALEEVSLNEVSRYGIVSGKQTDGFYIINDLVEKPEPQNAPSSLAIIGRYILTPQIFKHLENLQPGKSGEIQLTDALRSLLEETQIYGCIIKGKRYDAGEKLGYLKTIVEFALKDREISCQFINFLKEKLSTIENH